One Sciurus carolinensis chromosome 10, mSciCar1.2, whole genome shotgun sequence genomic window carries:
- the Coq2 gene encoding 4-hydroxybenzoate polyprenyltransferase, mitochondrial — protein sequence MLGLRGVALARGLRAGVSAWLRGSSCRALGLAHTASAPRSGDWRSPASPQSHGRPLSLSAAAVVSSAPRPLQPYLRLMRLDKPIGTWLLYLPCTWSIGLAAEQGCFPDWYMLSLFGAGAILMRGAGCTINDMWDCDYDKKVTRTANRPIAAGDISIFQSFVFLGGQLTLALGILLCLNYYSIALGAASLLLVITYPLMKRITYWPQLALGLTFNWGTLLGWSAIKGSCDPSVCLPLYFSGVMWTLIYDTIYAHQDKRDDALIGLKSTALRFQENTKQWLSGFSVAMMGALSLVGLNSDQTAPYYAALATVGAHLAHQIYTLDIHKPEDCWDKFTSNRTIGIIIFLGIVFGNLWKEKKIDETKTNKDSKIEN from the exons ATGCTGGGCCTTCGTGGAGTGGCGCTCGCGCGGGGCCTGCGGGCCGGGGTGTCCGCCTGGCTGCGGGGCTCGAGCTGCCGTGCCCTGGGCCTGGCGCACACAGCAAGCGCGCCCCGCTCGGGAGACTGGCGGTCCCCAGCCTCACCGCAGTCACACGGGCGCCCGCTCAGCCTGTCGGCTGCAGCGGTCGTAAGCTCGGCGCCCCGTCCCCTGCAGCCGTATCTGCGCCTCATGCGTTTGGACAAGCCTATTG GAACTTGGCTACTGTATTTGCCATGTACCTGGAGCATTGGTTTGGCAGCCGAACAAGGTTGTTTTCCAGATTGGTACATGTTATCCCTCTTTGGCGCTGGAGCTATTCTGATGCGTGGAGCAGGCTGTACTATTAATGACATGTGGGACTGTGACTACGATAAAAAG gTTACAAGAACAGCAAATCGCCCGATAGCCGCTGGAGATATTTCAATTTTTCAgtcctttgtttttcttggggGACAGCTGACCTTGGCACTGGGTATTCTTCTGTGTTTGAATTACTACag taTAGCTCTGGGAGCAGCATCCTTACTTCTTGTCATCACCTACCCACTAATGAAGAGAATTACATACTGGCCTCAGTTAGCCTTGG GGCTTACTTTTAATTGGGGAACTTTACTTGGATGGTCTGCTATCAAGGGTTCCTGTGATCCATCTGTGTGCCtgcctctttatttttctggagTTATGTGGACACTGATATATGATACTATATATGCCCATcag gaCAAAAGAGACGATGCTCTGATTGGTCTTAAGTCCACAGCACTGCGGTTCCAAGAAAACACCAAGCAGTGGCTAAGTGGCTTCAGTGTTGCCATGATGGGGGCTCTGAGCCTAGTGGGACTGAATAGTGATCAAACTGCACCATACTATGCTGCTCTGGCCACTGTCGGAGCCCATCTAGCTCACCAG ATTTACACTCTAGACATCCACAAACCTGAGGATTGTTGGGACAAATTTACCTCCAACCGAACAATAGGAATAATCATTTTTTTAGGGATTGTCTTTGGGAACttgtggaaagaaaagaagatagatgaaacaaagacaaataaagatagtaaaatagaaaattag